TCCCGCAGATCGGCACCCTGGCCGGGACGATCCGGACCGCGAGTCGCGATACCTGGCTGACGCTGGAATCGATTGTGGAAGAGACGGTTACCGCGCTGCTTGCGCCGCTCAACATCTCACACAGCCTCAACTACCGGCGCGGTGTGCCGCCGGTGGTCAACGAAGAGGTCTCCACCCGCATCCTCACCCACGCCATCGAGGCGATCGGCCCGGACGTCCTCGCCGACACACATCAGTCCGGCGGCGGCGAGGACTTCTCCTGGTACCTCGAAGATGTCCCCGGCGCGATGGGCCGACTCGGCGTGTGGAGCGGCCAAGGGCCCCAACTCGATCTGCACCAGCCGACATTCGACATCGACGAGCGGGCCCTTGGCGTCGGTGTGCGCACGATGGTCAACATCGTCGAGGCCTCCGCCTGACCTCAGCACCGCGAGCGTGCGTGTCTGTCGGCCGCCACGCCGCGCATCACCCACATTTTGGCGTCACTCGTCCCTCGCGAGCGCCCATAAGCTGTCGATATGACATCTGCGCCTGACGATCAGCTGGCTGCGGCGGCCGCCGCACTGCGGGAGGCTGAATCCCCAAACGCCAGCTGAACACAGCACAGTCGCACGTCGGCGAGTCCGCGGCGAGTGCCGAAGCGGCCGAGGGTCGGCTGCAAACAGAGGCCCGCGACGTTCCCAAGCTGGAATCGTTCTCGCTGACCGGGATCTGGTCGCAGCTCAAACGTCCGCTTGAGGACGATATGGCCCGTGAATCCGCCGAGCGCCGGGCGGCCGAGTACGAAGATCGCACCCAACGGGCTCGGGCTGACGCCGACCAGCACCACGTCGAGGACTTGACCGGCCGCCTCGCGGCGTTCGGTGATGTCGAGTGTGGCAATGTCGCTGCGTTCCGCTGACACCGACCTCAAGCGGTTCACCACCGAACTTGCCGATCCTGCTCGCGTAGCTCGTCGCACCGCGAGCGTGCGTGTCTGTTGGCCGCAACGCTTGTATCTCCGGCGTTGTGCGCACACTTGTCCCCATCGGTTGTGCACAGCGCGCGGTTTATCCACAGGTAGGCACATTGCGTCTTCCGAAGGTGTTGCGTACCAACGAAGCTCGTCGGCATGGACCTTCAACTGCTGCAAACGTTCGAGGCACAGAACGGCGTGGCCACCAGCGGTCAGATCCTGGCCCACATGACCCGCCACGCATTCGAATCTGCGGTGAACTCTGGTGCATTGGAAAGGATTTGGCACGGCATATACTGCCGGGGCGAACCCACCGAGCAACTCCTGTTGCACGGTCTGGATCTCGCCTGTGGCCGTAAGGTACCCCTTTGTCTGGCCAGCGCCGCAGCCCTGCACGAATTCGACACCGAAGGGTCACCTGACCTCCACATCCTCAATCCGCCAGGCTGTCAGCTACGTTCAGCAGACGGATTGGTGGTGCATCGACGGGATGGTGCGCCGTTGATCTCCGTCGACGGCAGATATGTCACCGCCCCGGCATGGACGGCCATCGAGGTGGCACGAGCGTTACGTCGCCCGCGCGCGTTGGCCACCTTGGACGCCGCGCTACGCAGCGGGACCTGTACCCGCACTGATCTTTGGCGCGCAGCCCTTGATCAAGCCGGGCGTCGAGGCATCGTCGCTGTCCGCAACCTGATCGCGTTGGCCGACGGGCGCGCCGAGTCACCGATGGAAAGTGAGGCGCGGCTGGTCATGGTCGACGGTGGCTTGCCGGTGCCCGAATTGCAGTACGAGGTCATCGACGGCAACGGCCAGGTGCGGCGGCTCGACTTCGCCTGGCCACAGGGCAAAGTGGCGGTCGAGTACGACAGCCTGGACTGGCATGGCAATCCCGACGCGTTGCGGGACGACCGCAGGCGTACCGCGGCTTTGATGGACGTCGGGTGGACCGTCATCTCGATCGTGTTCGACGACGTGCGGCACCGAGGCGGGGAAATGGTGGCGAGGATCAATCGTCAGTTGAGTCACGCTCGCGCTGCGTGAGGGTGCGCAAAATGCCGGCGAAATGCGGCGTGTCGGGCGGCAAACACGCACGCTCGCGGTGAATGGTTAGGGCCCGATATTGCGGGCGGGCCGGGTACGCAGGTCGTGCACGTACTCTTCAGGCGCCCCGGCAATCTCCGCGGCGTCGGCCATCACCCCGAGATAGCGCGCCGAAGGCAGTCCGCCCTCCCACGCGTCGACCACATACAGCCAGGCCAGCACCGGGTCGGTGTTGGTGTCCGACGACAACCGGTCCACCCGGCAACGGATCTTCTTGTGGAACCCGAGCTCGGAGCCCTCCCACCGATCGAGCGAATGCTCATCGGCCGGTGTCATGTCATAGAGCACCACGAACACCTTCGACAGCGGGTCCTCGACGACGGTTGCCAACGCGCCTTCCCAGCCGATGTCCTCACCGCCGAACGTCAACCGCCAGCCATGCAGCCACCCGGTACCCGCCATCGGCGAGTGCGGAGCTCGTTCGAGCATTTGCTCCGGATGCATATTCGATCCATACGCGGCGTACAGCGGCACGGTAAGACAGCTTAATCGGCGAAGTTGGTTAGGTTGGTCCCGTGGCTACCCGCATCGTGATCATCGGCGGCGGACCCGCCGGATATGAGGCGGCACTTGTCGCCGCTGCCCGCGGCCCTGAGGTCGCGCATGTGACCGTCGTCGACTCGGACGGCATCGGCGGTGCCTGCGTGTTGTGGGACTGTGTGCCGTCCAAGACGTTCATCGCCTCCACGGGGGTACGTACCGAATTGCGACGGGCCCCCAACCTGGGGTATTCGCTGGACTTCGAGCAGTCCAAGATCTCGCTGCCGCAGATCAACGAGCGCGTGAAGAACCTGGCCACCGCGCAGTCCGATGACATCGCCGAGCGGCTGCGCAGCGAGGGCATCGAGTTGATCGCCGGCCGCGGCGAGCTGATCGACGACGTCCCCGGCATGGCCCAGCATCG
The window above is part of the Mycolicibacterium fortuitum subsp. fortuitum genome. Proteins encoded here:
- a CDS encoding gamma-glutamylcyclotransferase, whose translation is MPLYAAYGSNMHPEQMLERAPHSPMAGTGWLHGWRLTFGGEDIGWEGALATVVEDPLSKVFVVLYDMTPADEHSLDRWEGSELGFHKKIRCRVDRLSSDTNTDPVLAWLYVVDAWEGGLPSARYLGVMADAAEIAGAPEEYVHDLRTRPARNIGP
- a CDS encoding type IV toxin-antitoxin system AbiEi family antitoxin domain-containing protein, coding for MDLQLLQTFEAQNGVATSGQILAHMTRHAFESAVNSGALERIWHGIYCRGEPTEQLLLHGLDLACGRKVPLCLASAAALHEFDTEGSPDLHILNPPGCQLRSADGLVVHRRDGAPLISVDGRYVTAPAWTAIEVARALRRPRALATLDAALRSGTCTRTDLWRAALDQAGRRGIVAVRNLIALADGRAESPMESEARLVMVDGGLPVPELQYEVIDGNGQVRRLDFAWPQGKVAVEYDSLDWHGNPDALRDDRRRTAALMDVGWTVISIVFDDVRHRGGEMVARINRQLSHARAA